In the Malania oleifera isolate guangnan ecotype guangnan chromosome 1, ASM2987363v1, whole genome shotgun sequence genome, one interval contains:
- the LOC131167544 gene encoding E3 ubiquitin-protein ligase UPL1-like isoform X1, with product MKLKRRRALEVPPKIRSFINSVTAVPLENIGEPLKSFVWEFDKGDFHHWVDLFNHFDSFFEKHIKSRRDLQVEDNFLESDPPFPREAVLQILRVIRIILENCTNKHFYSSYEQHLSSLLASTDADVVEACLQTLAAFLKKTVGKYTIRDASLSSKLFAFAQGWGGKEEGLGLVACAVQHGCDPIAYDLGCTLHFEFYTVNESSNEIPVVEQSTQGLQIIHLPNVNNCQETELELLNRLISDYKVPTSLRFLLLTRLRFARSFCSLSSRLQYTCIRLYAFVVLIQACSDADELASFFNNEPEFINELVSLLSYEDLVPEKIRILSLLSLVALCQDRSRQPTVLAAVTSGGHRGILSGLMQKAIDSVTNDTSKWSVVFAEALLSLVTVLVSSSSGCSAMREAGFIPTLLPLLKDTDPQHLHLVSSAVHVLEAFMDYSTPAAALFRDLGGLDDTILRLNVEVSYIENGSKQQGESSDCSRQRTQAVSGTSIELDNMQPLYSEALVSYHRRLLMKALLRAISLGTYATGSTARIYGSEESLLPHCLCIIFRRAKDFGGGVFSLAATVMSDLIHKDPTCFPVLDAADLPSSFIDAILNSVICSAEAITCIPQCLDALCLNNSGLQAVEDRNALRCFVKVFTSRAYSRVLAGETPGSLSSGLDELMRHASSLRGPGVDMLIEILNAISKFGSGTDASSASADSGSSSTPVPMETDIEERNLVSSDVRELSKMESSEQIIEPSSDASGVNIESFLPECVSNAARLLETILQNADTCRIFVERKGIEAVMQLFTLPLMPLSVSVGQSISVAFKNFSPPHSASLARVVCSFLKEHLKLTNELLVSIVGTQLANVEAAQRTKVLRSLSSLEGVLCLSNFLLKGTASVVSELGAADADVLKDLGSVYREILWQISLCCDSKVDEKRNGGDLEPESADAAVSNAAGRESDDDANIPVVRYQVSARNGSLSQWGGERGFLSVVRSSDGLNRRSRHGLTRIRGGRASRHLEALNVDSEVPANLPETFSTQDFKKKSPEVLVLENLKKLASTLRSFFTALVKGFTSPNRRRAESGSLSSASRSLGTALAKIYLEALTFSGSGGLDLSLSVKCRYLGKVVDDMVALIFDSKRRTCYTAMVNYFYVQGTFKELLTTFEATSQLLWSLPCSVSSSAIDREKAGEGSTLFHNSWLLDTLQSYCRLLDYFVNSALLLSPSAPQAQLLVQPVAVGLSIGLFPVPRDPETFVRMLQSQVLDVILPVWNHPMFPNCNLGFITSIVSLVTHVYSGVGDVNRNRSGIAGSTSQRFVPPPPDEATIATIVEMGFTRARAEEALRRVETNSVEMAMEWLFSHAEDPVQEDDELARALALSLGNSSETSKVDSVDKSMDVVTEEGHTKAPPVDEILDASMKLFQTDTMAFPLTDLLVTLCNRNKGEDRPRVTSYLIQQLKICPLEFSKDTSALGVISHILALLLFEDGNTREIAAQNGIISAAIDILMNFKARNESGTEVLVPKCISALLLILDNLLQSRPRVSCENTEGTPTGTLLDSTGEHTPLSEPASVAAKNKGSDVNEKETCSSFEKILGRSTGYLTMEESHRVLIVACDLIKQHVPAVVMQAVLQLCARLTKTHALAVEFLENGGMTALFNLPRSCFFPGYDTLASAIIRHLLEDPQTLQTAMELEIRQTLTGSRHGGRISPRTFLTSMAPVISRDPVIFMKAAAAVCQLDSSGGRTVVMLSKEKEKEKDKPKASSVELGLSSNEGVRIPENKVNDGPGKCAKSHKKIPANLTQVIDHLLEIVLKYPSTNSQEDCASYLNAMEVDEPATKVKGKSKVDDVRKMESDSLSERSAGLAKVTFVLKLLSDILLMYVHAVGVVLRRDSELCQPRGSSQQDGPGHGGILHHVLQRLLPLSIDKTAGPDEWRDKLSEKASWFLVVLCGRSGEGRRRVIHELAKALFSFSNLESNSSKSILLPDKRVFSFVDLLYSILSKNSSSSSPPGSGCSPDIAKSMIDGGMVECLTSILQVIDLDHPDAPKTVNLILKALESLTRAANASEQVFKPDGLNKKKSVSSNGRSGDQVITQSATGTADDNQNGRIQHEHADVAETEQRQPQGTPQSEGDHDSNTNQAVEQDMRVEVEGTVATNPPMELNIDFMREEMEEGGVLHNNDQIEMTFRVENRADDDMGDEDDDMGDDGEDEDDDDEGEDEDEDIAEDGAALMSLADTDVEDHDDAGLGDEYHDEMVDEEDDDFHENRVIEVRWREALDGLDHLQVLGPPGAASGLIDVTAEPFEGVNVDDLFGLRRPSGFERRRQTGRTSLDRSVSEGNSVQHPLLVRPAQSGDLASMLTSGGNSSRELESVSAGSFEVAHFYMFDAPVLTYDHEPSSVFGDRLGSAAPPPLTDYSIGMGSLPLPGRRGTSDGRWTDDGQPQAGGQAAAIAQAVEEQFLSQLRTTAPLSSPERQQEKQQSDVYLSGSGDGQLVLEGNYTDSQQREGQNEVNGNETTHQTNQTVDSASCQGQANIDSAVEEAVECPQAHEPMSTQAVFPDNTQNGNDSMEIAEGNAITSEQLQTIPEFVTSPAESHGDLQCGGGSDALALPQDEPIQAVGDDGSLRTGGQSCNPGDSHPSVQASADVDMNGTDAEGNQNEQHLPLSDEPLSRQNTPFLHDANQTDQSSMNNEAPSANAIDPTFLEALPEDLRAEVLASQQAQSDSAPTYAPASAEDIDPEFLAALPPDIQAEVLAQQRAQRVAQQAEGQPVDMDNASIIATFPADLREEVLLTSSEAVLSALPSPLLAEAQMLRDRAMSHYQARSIFGNGHRFSNRRNGLGFDRQTVMDRGVGVTISRRAASAIEDSLKVKEIEGKPLMDANALRALIRLLQLAQPLGKGLLQRLLLNLCAHSVTRAILVRLLLGMIKPEAEGLVSGSAMVNSQRLYGCQSSVVYGRSQLLNGLPPLVLRRVLEILTYLATNHDSVANGLFYFDSSSVPESTPRYSEMTKDKGKEKIVEEGASLKPLDDSQKGDVPMILFLKLLNRPLFLRSIPHLEQVMGLLRVIVDAAAKILERQSVSEQETDSSQNLRVNEATGEVQKDPVPLDLVSNQEDSGGSAELSNPDGKRSSQFYNIFLQLPQPDLHNLCCLLGREGLSDKVYMLAGVVLKKLASVAPPHRKFFTSELSELACGLSSSAVSELITLKNTDMLGLSAGSMAGAAILRVLQSLSILTAPNIEGSKGMESDGKQEEHAVMWKLNVALEPLWQELSDCISMSESQLGQSSFSLAVSNTNVGEHMQGSSSLSPPLPPGTQRLLPFIEAFFVLCEKLQSNHSIMQQDLINVTAREVKESAGSSDQSSMKCDWDSQRRLDGPLTFARFSEKHRRLLNAFIRQNPGLLEKSLSMMLKAPRLIDFDNKRAYFRSRIRLQHEQNITGPLRISVRRAYVLEDSYNQLRMRPSQDLKGRLNVHFQGEEGIDAGGLTREWYQLLSRVIFDKGALLFTTVGNNATFQPNPNSVYQTEHLSYFKFVGRVVAKALFDGQLLDVHFTRSFYKHILGVKVTYHDIEAVDPDYYKNLKWMLENDVSDIPDLTFSMDADEEKHILYEKAEVTDYELKPGGRNIRVTEETKHEYVDLVAGHILTNAICPQINSFLEGFNELVPRELISIFNDKELELLISGLPEIDLDDLKANTEYTGYTVASGVVQWFWEVVKAFNKEDMARLLQFVTGTSKVPLDGFKALQGISGPQRFQIHKAYGAPERLPSAHTCFNQLDLPEYSSKEQLRERLLLAIHEASEGFGFG from the exons CCTCCCAAAATTAGATCCTTCATCAACAGTGTTACTGCTGTCCCACTTGAAAATATTGGAGAACCTCTGAAGAGTTTTGTTTGGGAGTTTGATAAG GGGGATTTCCATCACTGGGTTGATCTTTTCAATCATTTTGATTCATTTTTTGAGAAACATATAAAATCAAGGAGGGATTTGCAGGTTGAGGATAATTTTTTGGAATCTGATCCTCCCTTCCCAAGAGAAGCTGTCCTCCAGATTTTACGTGTTATCAGAATAATTTTGGAGAACTGTACAAACAAGCACTTCTATAGTTCTTATGAG CAGCATCTTTCGTCTCTGCTTGCATCCACAGATGCAGATGTAGTTGAGGCTTGCCTGCAGACTTTAGCCGCTTTTTTGAAGAAAACAGTTGGAAAGTACACCATAAGAGATGCTTCGCTGAGTTCAAAGTTATTTGCTTTTGCACAAGGTTGGGggggaaaggaagaaggccttgGATTAGTTGCATGCGCGGTACAGCATGGGTGTGATCCAATTGCTTATGATTTAGGTTGCACCCTCCATTTTGAATTCTATACAGTGAATGAGTCATCAAATGAAATCCCAGTTGTAGAGCAGTCCACGCAGGGTTTACAAATTATTCATTTGCCTAATGTTAACAATTGTCAGGAAACCGAACTTGAGCTTTTGAACAGGTTGATTTCAGATTACAAAGTACCCACAAGTTTAAGGTTTTTACTTTTGACAAGATTACGGTTTGCTAGATCTTTCTGCTCATTATCTTCCCGACTGCAGTACACATGCATCCGTCTGTATGCTTTTGTAGTTCTTATTCAAGCGTGCAGTGATGCTGACGAGTTGGCTTCTTTCTTTAATAATGAACCTGAATTCATCAATGAATTGGTGTCATTATTGAGCTATGAAGATTTGGTCCCTGAAAAAATTCGAATTCTCAGCCTGCTTTCACTGGTAGCTCTATGCCAAGATCGGTCTCGCCAGCCAACAGTGTTGGCTGCTGTAACCTCTGGTGGACACCGTGGCATCCTATCTGGCCTTATGCAGAAGGCCATTGATTCTGTCACTAATGATACATCCAAATGGTCTGTCGTTTTTGCTGAGGCTCTTTTATCTCTTGTCACTGTTTTGGTCTCATCATCGTCAGGTTGCTCAGCCATGCGGGAAGCAGGATTCATACCAACTCTCCTACCTCTTCTTAAAGATACAGATCCCCAACACTTGCATTTGGTCAGCTCAGCTGTACACGTTCTGGAAGCTTTTATGGATTACAGTACTCCGGCTGCTGCCTTGTTCAGAGACTTGGGGGGTTTGGATGATACCATTTTACGTCTGAATGTAGAAGTGTCTTACATAGAAAATGGCTCAAAGCAACAAGGTGAAAGTTCTGACTGTAGTAGGCAGAGAACACAAGCAGTATCAGGTACTTCAATTGAGCTAGATAACATGCAGCCTCTTTATTCTGAAGCTTTGGTTTCTTATCACCGACGGTTGTTGATGAAAGCTTTACTACGTGCTATATCTCTTGGAACATATGCAACTGGGAGCACTGCTCGTATTTATGGTTCCGAGGAGAGTTTGTTGCCACattgtttgtgcattatttttagACGAGCAAAAGATTTTGGTGGTGGGGTGTTTTCTCTTGCTGCTACTGTCATGAGTGATCTCATTCACAAGGATCCTACCTGTTTTCCTGTCTTAGATGCTGCTGATCTTCCTTCTTCATTTATTGATGCTATACTCAACAGTGTTATTTGTTCTGCAGAAGCCATAACATGCATACCTCAGTGCTTGGACGCCTTGTGTTTGAACAACAGTGGCCTCCAGGCTGTGGAAGATCGGAATGCTTTGAGGTGCTTTGTGAAAGTATTTACTTCCAGAGCATATTCTCGTGTCCTTGCTGGTGAAACCCCAGGATCCTTGTCTAGTGGATTGGATGAGCTAATGCGCCACGCTTCCTCATTGCGTGGGCCTGGAGTGGACATGCTTATTGAAATCTTAAATGCCATTTCAAAATTTGGATCTGGAACTGACGCTTCTTCTGCTTCAGCTGATTCTGGGAGCTCTTCTACTCCTGTTCCCATGGAAACTGATATTGAAGAGAGAAACTTGGTTTCATCAGATGTCAGGGAATTGTCGAAGATGGAAAGTTCTGAGCAAATTATTGAGCCATCTTCTGATGCTTCAGGGGTGAACATTGAGTCTTTCCTCCCAGAATGTGTTAGCAATGCTGCTCGGCTTCTTGAAACAATTCTTCAGAATGCTGACACCTGCCGTATATTTGTTGAGAGGAAGGGAATTGAAGCTGTTATGCAGCTATTTACATTGCCTTTAATGCCTCTTTCCGTGTCAGTTGGTCAGAGTATCTCtgtggcttttaaaaatttttcgcCACCACATTCTGCTTCCCTGGCTCGCGTGGTGTGTTCATTTTTGAAAGAACATTTGAAATTAACGAATGAACTTCTTGTTTCCATCGTGGGAACTCAACTTGCTAACGTAGAAGCTGCTCAGCGAACAAAGGTTTTGAGATCACTTTCTAGCCTTGAAGGTGTTTTATGCCTTTCAAATTTCTTGTTGAAGGGGACTGCTTCTGTTGTCTCTGAATTGGGTGCTGCAGATGCTGATGTTTTGAAAGATCTTGGGAGTGTGTACAGGGAAATTCTCTGGCAAATTTCTTTGTGTTGTGATTCCAAGGTGGATGAGAAGAGGAATGGTGGTGACCTAGAACCTGAAAGTGCTGATGCAGCTGTATCTAATGCTGCTGGAAGAGAGAGTGACGATGATGCGAACATTCCAGTGGTGAGATATCAAGTTTCTGCTAGGAATGGTTCTCTTTCTCAGTGGGGTGGAGAGCGTGGGTTTCTTTCAGTGGTTCGCTCTAGTGATGGGCTAAATCGTCGTAGTCGGCATGGCTTAACACGAATACGGGGTGGAAGGGCCAGCCGACATTTGGAGGCTTTAAATGTTGATTCTGAAGTTCCTGCTAATTTACCAGAGACTTTCTCAACCCAAGATTTCAAAAAGAAAAGTCCTGAGGTCCTTGTATTGGAAAATCTTAAAAAGCTTGCTTCTACTCTTCGTTCTTTTTTCACAGCTCTTGTCAAGGGATTCACATCACCTAACCGTCGTAGAGCTGAATCGGGGTCATTAAGTTCAGCTTCAAGGAGCCTTGGAACTGCACTTGCTAAGATATATCTTGAGGCTCTTACTTTTTCTGGTTCTGGTGGGCTTGATTTGTCTCTGTCTGTAAAATGCCGTTATCTCGGAAAGGTTGTGGATGACATGGTGGCACTCATATTTGATAGCAAGCGACGTACCTGTTATACAGCTATGGTTAATTACTTCTATGTTCAGGGTACTTTCAAGGAATTACTCACCACATTTGAAGCTACAAGTCAGTTGTTATGGTCACTACCTTGTTCTGTTTCATCATCTGCTATTGATCGTGAAAAAGCTGGAGAAGGAAGCACATTGTTCCATAATTCATGGTTGCTTGATACATTACAGAGCTATTGTCGTTTGCTTGATTATTTTGTTAATTCAGCTCTCCTTTTATCACCATCTGCACCGCAGGCTCAGTTGCTGGTTCAACCTGTTGCAGTTGGGTTGTCTATAGGGTTGTTTCCTGTTCCTAGGGACCCAGAAACATTTGTTCGTATGCTGCAGTCTCAGGTTCTGGATGTTATACTTCCTGTCTGGAACCACCCCATGTTTCCCAATTGTAATCTGGGTTTCATCACATCTATTGTTTCACTAGTTACTCATGTATATTCTGGCGTTGGAGATGTGAATCGCAATCGCAGTGGTATTGCTGGAAGTACCAGTCAACGGTTTGTGCCACCCCCACCTGATGAAGCTACAATTGCTACCATAGTTGAGATGGGTTTTACCAGGGCAAGAGCGGAAGAAGCATTGAGGCGGGTTGAGACCAATAGTGTTGAAATGGCCATGGAATGGCTCTTTAGTCACGCTGAAGATCCAGTGCAGGAGGATGATGAGCTGGCTCGAGCACTTGCCTTGTCTCTAGGAAATTCATCAGAAACATCTAAAGTTGATAGTGTTGACAAATCGATGGATGTTGTGACAGAAGAGGGCCATACAAAAGCGCCCCCTGTTGATGAAATCCTTGATGCATCAATGAAGTTATTTCAGACTGATACAATGGCATTCCCATTAACCGATTTGCTTGTGACTCTTTGCAATCGGAACAAGGGAGAGGATCGCCCAAGAGTAACTTCTTATCTTATTCAGCAGCTAAAAATCTGTCCATTGGAATTTTCAAAGGATACCAGTGCATTGGGAGTGATATCTCATATTTTAGCATTGCTACTTTTTGAAGATGGAAACACTCGAGAAATAGCTGCGCAGAATGGTATCATCTCTGCTGCAATTGATATTCTAATGAACTTCAAGGCTAGAAATGAGTCAGGGACTGAGGTTTTGGTCCCAAAATGCATTAGTGCTTTACTGCTCATCTTGGACAACTTGTTGCAGTCCAGGCCCAGGGTTTCTTGTGAGAATACAGAAGGAACTCCAACAGGAACTCTTCTTGATTCAACAGGTGAGCATACACCCTTATCTGAACCAGCATCTGTTGCAGCAAAAAATAAGGGTTCAGATGTCAATGAGAAGGAAACTTGCTCTTCCTTTGAGAAAATACTGGGCAGATCGACTGGTTATCTCACAATGGAGGAGAGCCACAGGGTGCTGATAGTTGCTTGTGACTTGATAAAACAGCATGTCCCAGCTGTGGTCATGCAGGCTGTTCTGCAGCTATGTGCTCGCTTGACGAAAACACATGCTTTAGCTGTGGAATTCCTTGAAAATGGAGGCATGACTGCTCTTTTTAATCTTCCTAGAAGTTGCTTCTTCCCAGGCTATGACACCCTTGCATCTGCTATTATACGCCATCTCCTTGAAGACCCTCAGACTCTGCAAACTGCTATGGAGTTGGAGATACGCCAAACCTTGACTGGAAGCCGCCATGGTGGCCGTATCTCCCCACGAACGTTTTTGACGTCAATGGCACCTGTTATCTCTAGAGATCCTGTTATCTTCATGAAAGCTGCAGCTGCAGTGTGTCAGTTGGACTCATCCGGAGGCAGGACTGTGGTAATGTTgtcaaaagaaaaagagaaggagaaggaCAAACCGAAAGCATCTAGTGTTGAACTTGGGTTGTCATCTAATGAAGGTGTGCGGATTCCAGAAAATAAGGTCAACGATGGTCCAGGTAAGTGCGCTAAAAGCCACAAGAAGATTCCCGCCAATCTCACTCAGGTTATTGACCATCTTCTTGAGATTGTATTGAAATACCCTTCAACGAACAGCCAGGAAGATTGTGCAAGTTACTTGAATGCTATGGAGGTAGATGAACCTGCCACCAAAGTAAAGGGTAAATCAAAGGTTGATGATGTGAGAAAGATGGAGTCAGACAGTTTGTCTGAAAGATCTGCAGGGCTGGCTAAAGTGACTTTTGTCCTCAAGTTATTGAGTGATATTCTTCTGATGTATGTACATGCAGTTGGGGTTGTATTGAGAAGGGATTCAGAATTGTGTCAACCCCGTGGGTCTAGCCAACAAGATGGACCTGGACATGGTGGGATACTTCATCATGTATTACAACGACTTCTTCCACTATCTATAGATAAGACAGCAGGACCTGATGAATGGAGAGACAAATTGTCTGAAAAGGCCTCATGGTTTCTTGTGGTTCTTTGTGGTCGTTCTGGTGAAGGACGTAGACGTGTTATTCATGAGCTTGCAAAGGCTTTATTTTCATTCTCGAACTTGGAGAGCAATTCTTCAAAGAGCATCTTATTGCCTGATAAAAgagttttttcttttgttgacttGCTATATTCAATTTTGTCAAAAAATTCTTCCTCCAGCAGCCCCCCTGGTTCAGGTTGCTCACCGGACATAGCAAAAAGCATGATAGATGGAGGAATGGTCGAGTGCCTAACCAGCATTCTTCAGGTGATTGATTTGGACCATCCTGATGCTCCCAAAACTGTGAATCTTATACTGAAGGCTTTGGAAAGTCTAACAAGGGCTGCAAATGCCAGTGAGCAAGTTTTTAAACCTGATGGCCTGAATAAGAAAAAGTCTGTTAGTTCTAATGGGAGATCTGGTGACCAGGTAATTACACAGTCGGCCACAGGGACTGCAGATGATAATCAGAATGGCAGAATTCAACATGAACATGCAGATGTGGCAGAAACTGAGCAAAGACAACCACAAGGAACTCCTCAAAGTGAAGGCGATCATGATTCAAATACCAATCAGGCGGTGGAGCAAGATATGAGGGTAGAAGTGGAGGGTACAGTAGCGACTAATCCACCTATGGAACTTAATATCGATTTCATGCGTGAAGAGATGGAAGAAGGTGGTGTGCTACACAACAATGACCAAATTGAGATGACCTTTCGGGTTGAGAATAGAGCTGATGATGATATGGGGGATGAAGATGATGACATGGGTGATGATGGTGAGgatgaggatgatgatgatgagggaGAGGATGAGGATGAGGATATAGCTGAAGATGGTGCAGCTCTGATGTCTCTAGCTGATACAGATGTGGAAGATCATGATGATGCTGGTTTGGGGGATGAGTATCATGATGAGATGGTTGATGAAGAGGATGATGATTTTCATGAGAACCGTGTTATAGAAGTCAGGTGGCGGGAAGCTCTTGATGGGTTGGATCATTTGCAGGTACTTGGGCCACCTGGCGCTGCAAGTGGTCTTATTGATGTTACTGCCGAACCTTTTGAAGGGGTGAATGTGGACGACCTTTTTGGCCTCCGCAGGCCTTCAGGATTTGAACGACGCCGTCAGACAGGGAGGACGTCCTTGGACCGATCTGTATCTGAAGGAAATAGTGTTCAACATCCTCTTCTCGTGAGACCAGCTCAGTCGGGGGATCTGGCTTCAATGTTGACATCAGGTGGGAATTCGTCAAGGGAGTTAGAATCTGTGTCAGCTGGAAGCTTCGAGGTGGCTCATTTTTACATGTTTGATGCTCCTGTCCTTACATACGATCATGAACCAAGTAGTGTCTTTGGTGACCGTTTGGGTAGTGCAGCACCCCCACCATTGACCGATTATTCTATAGGCATGGGCTCATTGCCATTGCCTGGACGAAGAGGCACAAGTGATGGGCGATGGACTGATGATGGCCAGCCGCAAGCAGGTGGTCAAGCTGCTGCTATTGCACAGGCAGTAGAGGAGCAGTTCTTATCTCAGTTGCGCACCACTGCTCCCTTAAGCAGTCCCGAAAGACAGCAGGAGAAACAACAATCAGATGTCTACCTTTCTGGGTCTGGGGATGGTCAATTGGTGTTGGAGGGAAACTACACAGACAGTCAACAAAGAGAAGGTCAGAATGAAGTGAATGGCAACGAAACAACACACCAAACTAATCAGACAGTTGACAGTGCTTCCTGTCAAGGACAAGCGAATATAGATTCTGCTGTGGAAGAAGCAGTTGAATGCCCACAGGCACATGAACCAATGTCAACCCAAGCTGTTTTTCCAGACAATACCCAAAATGGGAATGATAGCATGGAAATTGCTGAAGGAAATGCCATCACCAGTGAGCAGCTACAGACAATACCAGAGTTTGTAACATCACCTGCAGAATCCCATGGTGATCTGCAATGTGGGGGAGGTTCTGATGCACTTGCACTTCCCCAGGATGAGCCAATTCAGGCTGTGGGTGATGATGGGTCTTTAAGAACGGGTGGCCAGTCTTGCAATCCGGGTGATTCTCACCCTTCTGTTCAGGCAAGTGCCGACGTTGATATGAATGGCACTGATGCTGAAGGAAATCAGAATGAGCAACATTTGCCTCTTTCAGATGAGCCATTGTCAAGACAAAACACTCCATTTCTTCATGATGCTAATCAAACTGATCAAAGTAGTATGAATAATGAAGCTCCTAGTGCAAATGCTATCGATCCAACCTTTTTGGAGGCACTGCCAGAAGATTTACGGGCAGAGGTTCTAGCTTCCCAGCAAGCTCAGTCTGATTCAGCTCCAACATATGCTCCAGCCTCTGCAGAAGATATCGATCCTGAGTTTTTAGCTGCCCTTCCTCCAGATATACAAGCAGAAGTGTTGGCTCAACAACGAGCACAGAGGGTTGCACAACAGGCTGAAGGACAACCAGTCGACATGGACAATGCTTCTATCATTGCTACTTTTCCTGCTGACTTGCGCGAAGAG GTGCTTTTGACTTCGTCAGAAGCAGTTTTGTCCGCGTTACCTTCTCCACTATTGGCTGAAGCCCAAATGCTGAGGGACAGAGCGATGAGTCATTATCAGGCTCGCAGTATTTTTGGAAACGGTCACCGATTTAGTAACAGAAGAAATGGTTTGGGGTTTGACAGGCAGACTGTGATGGACCGGGGTGTTGGAGTTACCATTAGCCGTAGAGCAGCTTCTGCTATTGAAGATAGTTTGAAGGTGAAGGAAATCGAAGGAAAGCCTCTTATGGATGCAAATGCATTGAGAGCATTGATCCGGCTCCTACAGTTAGCTCAG CCTCTTGGAAAAGGCCTTCTGCAGAGACTTTTGTTGAACCTTTGCGCTCATAGTGTTACGAGGGCAATTTTAGTTCGTCTTTTGCTTGGTATGATCAAACCAGAGGCTGAAGGGTTGGTCAGTGGATCGGCAATGGTTAATTCCCAAAGACTTTATGGTTGTCAGTCGAGTGTTGTTTATGGTCGATCACAGTTGCTAAATG GTCTACCTCCACTGGTGTTGCGCCGAGTTCTTGAGATTTTGACTTATTTGGCCACAAATCATGATTCTGTTGCAAATGGATTGTTCTACTTTGATTCTTCTTCTGTGCCAGAGTCAACTCCAAGGTATTCAGAAATGACAAAGGACAAAGGCAAGGAGAAAATAGTGGAGGAAGGAGCTTCATTGAAGCCTCTGGATGACTCTCAGAAAGGAGATGTTCCTATGATACTATTCTTGAAGCTGTTGAATCGACCATTATTTTTACGCAGTATTCCTCATCTTGAGCAG GTTATGGGCCTACTTCGAGTAATTGTTGATGCTGCTGCAAAAATATTAGAGCGTCAATCTGTGTCTGAACAGGAAACAGACAGCTCACAAAATCTGCGTGTCAATGAGGCTACAGGTGAAGTTCAAAAGGATCCTGTCCCATTGGATCTGGTGTCTAACCAGGAGGATAGTGGTGGAAGTGCTGAGTTATCCAATCCGGATGGAAAGAGAAGCAGCCAATTTTATAATATCTTCTTGCAACTTCCGCAGCCTGATTTGCACAATTTGTGTTGCCTTCTTGGCCGTGAAGG GCTATCAGATAAGGTCTACATGCTCGCCGGAGTGGTTCTGAAGAAGTTGGCCTCTGTTGCTCCACCCCATCGGAAATTCTTCACTTCAGAGCTTTCTGAGTTAGCTTGTGGTTTGAGCAGCTCAGCTGTCTCCGAGCTTATAACCTTGAAGAATACAGACATGCTGGGTTTGAGTGCTGGTTCAATGGCCGGAGCTGCAATCCTTCGTGTACTACAATCGCTTAGCATTCTTACTGCACCTAATATTGAAGGTAGCAAGGGTATGGAGAGTGATGGGAAGCAGGAAGAGCATGCTGTTATGTGGAAGCTAAATGTTGCCCTGGAGCCTTTGTGGCAAGAATTGAGTGATTGTATAAGCATGAGTGAGTCACAACTGGGTCAGAGCTCTTTTTCTCTGGCCGTGTCAAATACAAATGTTGGGGAGCATATGCAGGGCAGCTCTTCCTTATCGCCTCCTCTTCCTCCTGGAACCCAAAGGCTTTTGCCTTTTATCGAGGCTTTTTTCGTTTTATGTGAAAAGCTACAATCAAACCATTCCATCATGCAGCAAGATCTTATCAATGTAACAGCTCGAGAAGTCAAAGAATCTGCTGGGAGTTCCGATCAATCATCCATGAAATGTGATTGGGATTCTCAGAGGAGGCTTGATGGCCCCCTAACATTTGCAAGGTTTTCTGAGAAGCATCGCCGTCTTCTGAATGCATTTATTAGACAGAATCCTGGATTGTTGGAGAAGTCACTTTCTATGATGTTGAAGGCACCTAGGTTGATTGATTTTGACAACAAAAGGGCATATTTCCGTTCAAGAATTAGGCTACAGCATGAGCAAAATATAACTGGACCGTTGCGAATTAGTGTTAGGCGTGCATATGTTTTAGAAGACTCATATAATCAGTTGCGCATGCGACCCAGTCAAGATCTGAAGGGGCGATTGAATGTGCATTTTCAAGGGGAGGAGGGTATTGATGCTGGTGGTTTGACAAGGGAGTGGTATCAATTACTTTCAAGGGTCATTTTTGACAAGGGAGCTTTGCTTTTCACCACTGTGGGAAACAATGCTACATTCCAACCAAACCCTAATTCTGTCTACCAGACTGAACATCTTTCGTACTTCAAATTTGTAGGCCGCGTG GTTGCAAAAGCATTGTTTGATGGACAGCTCTTGGATGTTCATTTTACTCGATCGTTCTACAAGCACATTCTTGGTGTGAAGGTGACTTACCATGATATAGAGGCTGTTGATCCTGATTACTACAAGAACTTAAAGTGGATGCTGGAG AATGATGTGAGTGACATACCTGACCTTACATTTAGTATGGATGCGGATGAAGAAAAGCACATTCTGTATGAGAAAGCTGAG GTTACTGATTATGAGCTTAAACCTGGAGGAAGAAATATAAGGGTTACAGAAGAAACAAAGCATGAGTATGTGGACCTTGTTGCTGGGCACATTTTGACAAATGCTATCTGTCCTCAGATTAATTCTTTTCTAGAAGGTTTTAATGAATTAGTACCCCGAGAActtatttctatttttaatgATAAAGAGCTTGAGCTTCTAATCAGTGGACTCCCAGAAATTGATT TGGATGATCTGAAGGCCAATACTGAGTACACTGGGTACACAGTGGCATCAGGTGTTGTTCAATGGTTTTGGGAGGTTGTCAAAGCTTTTAACAAAGAAGACATGGCAAGACTGCTTCAGTTTGTCACTGGAACATCAAAG GTTCCATTGGATGGCTTCAAAGCATTGCAAGGTATTTCTGGTCCTCAAAGGTTTCAGATTCACAAGGCATATGGAGCTCCGGAGCGGCTTCCATCGGCTCATACCTG CTTTAATCAACTAGACCTTCCGGAATACTCTTCCAAGGAACAGCTTCGGGAACGTTTATTGCTTGCTATCCATGAAGCTAGTGAAGGGTTTGGCTTTGGTTGA